The Candidatus Margulisiibacteriota bacterium genome contains a region encoding:
- the rpmI gene encoding 50S ribosomal protein L35, with the protein MPKMKTRKSAAKRFSFTGTGKIRRKKAYKRHLLEQKTSKQKGRLSKLVLVSDTDVRRVRAMIPGYKHL; encoded by the coding sequence ATGCCAAAGATGAAGACAAGGAAATCGGCCGCAAAAAGGTTCAGTTTTACCGGGACCGGCAAGATACGCAGAAAAAAAGCGTATAAAAGACATCTGCTGGAGCAGAAGACCTCAAAACAAAAGGGCAGGCTTTCTAAACTGGTACTGGTGTCTGACACCGATGTCCGCAGGGTAAGAGCGATGATCCCCGGTTATAAGCATTTATAA
- the panC gene encoding pantoate--beta-alanine ligase encodes MKTVSTPEKMSVICAGLKSKQYTIGFVPTMGALHEGHLTLVRTAKKHCDKVAVSIYINPTQFGPKEDLTKYPRNIKKDRALLKKEGVDLIFLPSNKSMYPQGYKIFVEVADLGKIMCGNSRPDHFRGVATIVLKLFNIVKPDMAFFGAKDFQQQAIIRKMVRDLNMEIKIITVPTVREKDGLAMSSRNAYLSIKERKIAPVLYRSLKMAKGLVKNGERDAQRIIAKIRATIMKEKMFNIDYIDIRNPGTLDKIKKIKGKTLIVLAAYLGRTRLIDNITA; translated from the coding sequence ATGAAGACCGTAAGTACCCCGGAAAAAATGTCCGTTATCTGCGCCGGCCTAAAGTCAAAACAATATACTATCGGCTTTGTTCCGACCATGGGAGCTCTTCATGAAGGCCATCTCACCCTGGTAAGAACGGCTAAAAAACATTGCGACAAAGTTGCGGTCAGCATCTATATCAATCCAACGCAATTCGGCCCCAAGGAAGATCTCACTAAATACCCTCGAAATATTAAGAAAGACAGGGCTCTTCTAAAAAAAGAAGGCGTGGATCTTATCTTTCTGCCGTCAAATAAATCCATGTATCCGCAAGGATACAAGATCTTTGTTGAGGTAGCAGACCTTGGAAAGATCATGTGCGGGAATTCAAGGCCGGACCATTTTAGAGGAGTAGCGACGATAGTTTTAAAACTATTCAATATAGTTAAGCCGGATATGGCCTTTTTTGGCGCTAAAGACTTTCAACAGCAGGCAATAATAAGAAAAATGGTCCGAGACCTAAATATGGAGATCAAAATAATCACTGTTCCAACGGTAAGAGAAAAAGACGGTCTTGCGATGAGCTCAAGGAACGCTTATCTTTCGATTAAAGAAAGAAAGATTGCTCCTGTTCTTTACCGTTCATTAAAGATGGCAAAAGGCTTGGTCAAGAACGGGGAAAGAGATGCACAAAGAATTATTGCAAAGATCAGGGCCACGATAATGAAAGAAAAAATGTTTAATATCGATTATATTGATATACGCAACCCGGGAACATTGGACAAGATCAAAAAGATCAAAGGAAAAACTCTAATAGTCCTTGCCGCCTATCTGGGAAGGACCCGCCTCATAGACAACATCACCGCCTGA
- the rplT gene encoding 50S ribosomal protein L20, with amino-acid sequence MVRVKRGNVARKKRKKVLNRAKGFRGSLRKMFRASKQAVYHAMSYATSDRRTKKGDFRRLWNVRIGIAAKKEGTSYSVLMGALKKAKIAINRKMLADLAVSDTGAFKKIVEAALGNK; translated from the coding sequence ATGGTAAGGGTCAAAAGAGGCAATGTAGCAAGAAAAAAGAGGAAAAAGGTCCTCAATAGGGCAAAGGGTTTTAGGGGCTCCTTAAGAAAGATGTTTCGGGCCTCAAAACAGGCGGTATACCACGCTATGTCCTATGCCACATCAGACCGCCGCACCAAAAAAGGCGATTTTAGAAGACTGTGGAATGTAAGAATAGGCATTGCAGCGAAAAAGGAAGGGACCTCTTACAGTGTCCTGATGGGAGCGTTGAAAAAAGCAAAAATAGCCATAAACAGAAAAATGCTAGCCGATCTTGCCGTGTCGGATACCGGAGCTTTCAAAAAGATAGTAGAGGCCGCACTGGGGAATAAATAA
- a CDS encoding cyclic nucleotide-binding domain-containing protein produces MTKASVSNAGIVRAAMQRVCGYILPRSIERSLSLILNGVSHRFIERGSRIIEAERSGSEAFIVTGGAARVSGTEIFCRAPSLLGEMALMGETGKRTVDVLAETDTSLLVLPEDVFVKAFMGFPPVSLALRRLVERRIEEAMGRTAVKNPGQILDSVPAEKRTINIPCTIVRGIGSFRAEKIRSMLTEGIRPSPTPFSFSYMCPGDGDPIYLSMVSPLGYLKTSTATYPFGANPYNFDVSFFINYLYSLEHHKDFKMVNSGECLDILFRHTGSELEQFLYGLYERQRNPWLRDHTSYDEVRVYSPIPVADEGGINSLGGFIVSDSKAGKAILEIMAQTGVFYPIYDTQGELLF; encoded by the coding sequence ATGACGAAAGCGTCTGTAAGCAACGCCGGCATAGTAAGGGCCGCAATGCAAAGAGTATGCGGTTACATCCTCCCGCGCTCTATTGAGAGGTCTCTTTCTCTGATTCTTAATGGGGTTTCACACCGGTTCATCGAAAGGGGCAGCAGGATAATCGAGGCGGAAAGATCCGGCTCAGAAGCCTTTATTGTGACAGGAGGCGCCGCCAGGGTGTCAGGAACAGAGATCTTTTGCAGGGCTCCTTCTTTGCTCGGAGAGATGGCTTTGATGGGGGAAACAGGGAAAAGAACAGTTGATGTTTTGGCCGAAACGGACACAAGCCTGCTTGTTCTTCCCGAAGATGTATTTGTAAAAGCCTTTATGGGGTTCCCTCCCGTCTCTCTGGCTTTAAGGCGGCTGGTGGAGCGCAGGATAGAGGAAGCCATGGGCAGGACGGCCGTAAAGAATCCGGGCCAGATACTGGATTCTGTACCGGCAGAAAAGCGCACCATAAATATCCCCTGCACGATAGTCCGCGGCATAGGTTCTTTTAGGGCAGAAAAGATCCGCAGTATGCTGACCGAAGGCATCAGGCCTTCTCCAACGCCGTTTTCGTTCTCGTACATGTGTCCCGGGGACGGGGACCCCATCTATTTGTCCATGGTCTCTCCTCTGGGGTATCTTAAGACCTCGACAGCCACTTATCCTTTCGGCGCCAACCCTTATAATTTTGATGTTTCATTTTTTATCAATTATTTATATTCCCTGGAGCATCACAAAGATTTCAAGATGGTGAACAGCGGGGAATGTCTTGATATATTGTTCAGGCATACAGGGAGCGAGCTTGAGCAATTCTTGTACGGTTTATATGAAAGACAGCGCAATCCATGGCTCAGGGACCACACTTCTTATGATGAAGTCAGGGTCTACAGTCCCATTCCTGTTGCGGATGAGGGAGGGATAAACAGCCTTGGAGGCTTCATCGTCAGCGATTCAAAGGCCGGGAAGGCGATCCTTGAAATAATGGCGCAGACAGGTGTCTTTTATCCGATCTATGACACGCAAGGGGAGCTGCTTTTCTAA
- the mutL gene encoding DNA mismatch repair endonuclease MutL, with product MKNRINILKDDLISKIAAGEVVERPASAVKELVENSIDAQAKRIEIEVHNGGKSLIRVTDNGSGMSFEEAVLSLQRHATSKIKEIDDLFNIRTLGFRGEALPSIASISRLELITNDGVRGMGCRVQAEGGRIVEEKGFGCPKGTSVIAKDLFFNTPARLKYLKSDTTEASHIIDTVSKFILSHPDISFTLISNGRTVFSFQGRGRLDEAIAEVWGEAVLNDLVPVEEKYVRGYISKPSALKSNRQYQVYFVNNRLVNNFQLSRALEAAYYSLIPGDKHPLGVLFLEAEPEEIDVNVHPAKKEIKFSKPKQVFLEISEAARQALVGASPIELISSPSHAFREEKKWTGQMQQVWMENTGTAAASAAPVAAFDQMQPSKTQPSFPCPVFQLDRTYIVCVDQDGLVIVDQHAAHERILYEKLKKRQPGTNASQCALIPELIELSAKDFSVFGSVKSLFCELGFEIEEFGKNSLRVKAVPSEATKADLKQLIEDIIEEFSLRAKPLSAQETREKLLKLTACRSAVKAGDELNNTEMSNLISELFCLDNPTTCPHGRPSAARLSNTEIASMFKR from the coding sequence ATGAAAAACAGGATAAACATTTTAAAAGACGACCTTATTTCTAAGATCGCCGCGGGCGAGGTGGTAGAGCGGCCGGCTTCGGCGGTAAAAGAACTTGTAGAAAACTCCATAGATGCCCAAGCAAAAAGAATAGAGATAGAGGTCCACAACGGCGGAAAGAGCCTGATCAGGGTAACGGATAACGGGAGCGGAATGTCTTTTGAAGAAGCTGTACTGTCGCTTCAAAGACATGCCACTTCAAAGATAAAGGAGATCGATGACCTTTTCAATATCCGCACCCTGGGGTTCAGGGGTGAGGCGCTGCCTTCTATAGCATCGATATCAAGACTGGAATTGATCACAAATGATGGGGTGCGGGGTATGGGGTGCAGGGTACAGGCAGAAGGAGGCAGGATTGTCGAAGAAAAGGGCTTTGGCTGCCCAAAGGGGACTAGCGTCATCGCAAAAGACCTGTTCTTTAATACCCCTGCCCGGCTCAAATACCTTAAATCAGACACAACAGAGGCCTCGCACATCATCGACACCGTATCAAAGTTCATCCTGTCGCACCCGGACATCTCCTTTACACTGATCTCTAACGGCAGGACGGTCTTTTCTTTCCAGGGAAGAGGCAGGCTTGACGAAGCAATAGCCGAGGTCTGGGGAGAAGCTGTTTTAAATGACCTTGTGCCGGTTGAAGAAAAATATGTGAGGGGATATATCAGCAAACCATCCGCGCTAAAAAGCAACCGTCAATATCAGGTCTATTTTGTGAACAATCGGCTTGTCAACAATTTTCAGCTTTCCAGAGCGCTTGAGGCGGCCTACTATTCGCTCATTCCCGGGGACAAACACCCCCTGGGGGTACTGTTCCTTGAAGCAGAGCCCGAAGAGATCGATGTCAATGTGCATCCGGCCAAGAAAGAGATCAAATTTTCCAAGCCCAAACAGGTCTTTCTGGAAATAAGCGAAGCAGCAAGGCAGGCTTTGGTAGGCGCCTCTCCCATTGAGCTGATCTCCTCCCCTTCACATGCATTCAGGGAAGAGAAAAAATGGACCGGACAGATGCAGCAGGTCTGGATGGAGAACACGGGAACTGCTGCGGCATCTGCCGCGCCTGTGGCCGCATTCGATCAAATGCAGCCTTCCAAAACTCAGCCGTCATTTCCCTGCCCCGTCTTTCAGTTGGACAGGACTTACATTGTATGCGTTGACCAGGACGGCCTTGTAATAGTGGACCAGCACGCCGCGCACGAGAGGATCCTTTATGAAAAACTCAAAAAAAGACAGCCCGGCACGAACGCTTCGCAGTGCGCTCTAATCCCTGAACTCATCGAACTGTCGGCAAAGGACTTTTCGGTCTTTGGGTCGGTAAAAAGCCTCTTCTGCGAACTTGGGTTTGAGATAGAGGAATTCGGAAAGAACAGCCTAAGGGTAAAAGCCGTTCCCTCAGAAGCGACAAAAGCGGACCTAAAACAACTGATAGAGGACATTATCGAAGAGTTCTCTTTACGGGCAAAGCCCTTAAGCGCACAGGAAACCAGGGAAAAGCTGCTAAAACTTACCGCCTGCCGCTCCGCGGTCAAAGCTGGCGACGAGCTTAACAACACAGAAATGAGCAACCTGATCAGCGAGCTTTTTTGTCTGGATAATCCAACAACCTGCCCGCACGGAAGGCCGTCCGCAGCAAGGCTTTCAAATACTGAGATCGCATCCATGTTCAAAAGATGA
- the aroA gene encoding 3-phosphoshikimate 1-carboxyvinyltransferase, with translation MQLTVKPRPDLKGRFEVPGDKSISHRAVMLSALSIGRCTINNFLFSEDCLKTVECFREMGIEISAFPEKKQLSVSGKGLNGLKAPKDILYVGNSGTTIRLLLGILAGQTFQTLITGDESIKKRPMKRVAEPLRRMGAAITGRDDGNYAPLEVKGGRLYPIEYRLPVASAQVKSAIMLASLFAEGTTKVIEPMPSRDHTERIFRHFGISFSRDNNGISVRNTKEFGPADVDVPGDISSAAFFFVAGSIVPGSELTVSNVGLNQTRTGIIDVLRSMGAKIEISNEKLISEEPRGDVTVRSSELKGTTIGGDLIPRLIDELPVIAVAAARAKGKTVIKDASELRVKESDRIAAVCGMLKKMGAKAKETPDGMIIEGPCLLKGAEIESLGDHRIAMSAAIAGLAAKNEMTIENTECIETSFPGFKELLQKTV, from the coding sequence ATGCAGTTAACAGTTAAGCCAAGGCCCGACCTTAAAGGGCGTTTTGAGGTCCCTGGGGACAAATCCATCTCTCACAGGGCCGTCATGCTTTCCGCCCTGTCCATAGGCAGATGCACTATCAACAATTTTCTTTTTTCCGAGGATTGCCTGAAGACCGTTGAATGCTTCAGGGAAATGGGTATAGAGATATCGGCCTTCCCCGAAAAGAAACAGCTGTCCGTATCTGGTAAAGGCCTCAACGGACTTAAGGCGCCAAAAGACATTCTTTATGTAGGCAACTCAGGAACGACCATAAGGCTGCTTTTAGGCATCCTGGCAGGCCAGACATTCCAGACACTTATAACCGGAGACGAGTCGATCAAGAAAAGGCCCATGAAAAGGGTGGCAGAACCGCTCAGGCGCATGGGTGCTGCGATCACAGGCAGAGATGACGGCAATTATGCGCCTCTAGAAGTAAAAGGCGGCAGGCTTTATCCGATAGAGTACAGGCTGCCGGTGGCAAGCGCTCAGGTAAAATCGGCCATAATGCTTGCGTCCCTTTTTGCTGAAGGAACTACTAAGGTGATCGAGCCCATGCCCTCCAGGGACCACACAGAAAGGATCTTCCGTCACTTTGGCATCTCTTTTTCAAGGGATAACAATGGGATCTCTGTCCGTAACACCAAAGAGTTTGGTCCGGCTGATGTAGATGTTCCCGGAGATATTTCTTCGGCAGCGTTTTTCTTTGTCGCGGGATCGATAGTTCCCGGCTCAGAACTAACCGTAAGCAATGTGGGGCTTAACCAGACAAGGACCGGGATAATCGATGTTCTGCGTTCAATGGGAGCAAAAATAGAGATCAGCAACGAAAAGCTGATTTCGGAAGAACCCAGAGGGGATGTTACTGTAAGAAGCAGTGAGCTGAAAGGGACGACCATAGGAGGGGACCTCATTCCCAGGCTGATCGACGAACTTCCGGTAATTGCCGTAGCCGCGGCCCGGGCAAAAGGAAAGACCGTTATCAAGGACGCCTCCGAATTAAGGGTTAAGGAAAGCGACCGCATTGCCGCTGTCTGCGGGATGCTCAAAAAAATGGGCGCCAAGGCGAAAGAAACGCCCGACGGCATGATCATCGAAGGCCCTTGCTTACTGAAAGGCGCAGAAATAGAAAGCCTAGGCGATCACAGGATAGCGATGTCGGCTGCAATAGCCGGTCTGGCCGCCAAAAATGAAATGACCATAGAAAATACGGAGTGCATTGAAACTTCGTTCCCCGGATTCAAGGAACTGCTACAAAAGACCGTTTAG
- a CDS encoding DUF374 domain-containing protein, whose protein sequence is MIKPISSAVKFCAAMLLRLLMTGISRTLDIRISGYSGLNDNSIFAFWHRASFCLFEANPIKKTAVLTAKGGPGDIFTKAVEVYDIRIVQVPFTENPSQASLTAIKLLGILKEGYSLMLAVDGPKGPAYKIKPGVFFLSKRSGKKIVPVGVAAKRRLVIPFRWDEYFIPLPFSRVAVHVDMDYKDDGTAMSLEKAIFLAEEKAAAFLKS, encoded by the coding sequence ATGATCAAGCCAATATCATCGGCCGTTAAATTCTGCGCGGCCATGCTGCTAAGGCTGCTTATGACTGGCATTTCCAGGACGCTCGACATAAGGATAAGCGGCTACAGCGGTCTTAACGATAATTCGATCTTTGCTTTTTGGCACAGGGCTTCTTTCTGCCTGTTCGAGGCCAACCCCATAAAAAAGACAGCGGTGCTCACGGCAAAGGGAGGCCCGGGAGATATTTTTACCAAAGCCGTGGAGGTTTATGACATCAGGATAGTTCAGGTACCTTTCACCGAAAACCCATCCCAGGCATCCCTTACCGCCATCAAGCTCCTTGGCATCCTAAAAGAAGGCTACAGCCTGATGCTGGCGGTTGACGGACCCAAAGGCCCGGCGTACAAAATAAAACCGGGGGTCTTTTTCCTTTCCAAAAGGTCAGGAAAAAAGATCGTTCCGGTAGGCGTTGCCGCAAAAAGGAGGCTCGTCATTCCTTTTAGATGGGACGAATATTTTATTCCCCTTCCCTTTTCCAGGGTAGCTGTTCATGTTGATATGGACTACAAGGATGACGGCACTGCCATGTCTCTAGAAAAGGCGATCTTCCTTGCCGAAGAAAAGGCCGCCGCCTTTTTGAAAAGTTGA
- a CDS encoding prepilin-type N-terminal cleavage/methylation domain-containing protein, translating to MRNIKVLGFTLIELAVSLSLVSIITLPLVGLMYSAVRHENKTFQKQENLINAVSSLDLICGEIRSSKGISASSSTARLVLLFDAYSVSYDLTAGKVRRTKNTAASYLNPDNTIEILSFSYPGTKNVITTIGPKRSKLLLTLEASCRN from the coding sequence ATGCGCAATATCAAGGTTCTAGGTTTTACCCTTATTGAGCTCGCGGTCAGCTTGAGCCTTGTCTCTATAATAACCTTGCCGCTGGTCGGGCTTATGTATTCTGCGGTGAGACATGAAAACAAGACCTTTCAAAAGCAGGAAAATCTTATAAATGCCGTATCCTCTCTTGATCTTATCTGCGGAGAAATTAGATCATCAAAAGGTATCAGCGCTTCGTCTTCTACCGCAAGGCTTGTTCTACTTTTTGACGCCTATTCGGTCTCCTACGATCTTACGGCTGGTAAAGTCAGAAGGACAAAAAACACCGCGGCGTCTTATCTCAACCCGGACAATACTATAGAGATCCTTTCTTTTTCTTACCCGGGCACGAAAAATGTGATCACAACTATCGGCCCCAAGAGATCAAAACTGCTTTTAACCCTTGAAGCCTCGTGCAGAAATTGA
- the infC gene encoding translation initiation factor IF-3 codes for MTNESIRAREVRVIDHDGSQAGVMGTREAIEKARQNGFDLILISPDANPPVCRIADLGKIKYEAQKKEKQSRKTGKAGQVKEVKMGPKIGEHDFRVKAERAQEFLKKGYKVKVTLHFRGREATHPEIGRNLLRKMAEVVSDSGAPEGSYKQEGRNLVMMVSPK; via the coding sequence GTGACGAACGAAAGCATCCGCGCCCGGGAGGTCAGGGTCATAGACCATGACGGCTCGCAGGCGGGGGTGATGGGGACCCGTGAGGCCATAGAGAAGGCAAGGCAAAACGGTTTTGACCTTATCCTGATATCTCCAGATGCCAATCCGCCCGTCTGCAGGATAGCCGACCTGGGCAAAATAAAATACGAAGCCCAGAAGAAAGAAAAGCAGTCCAGAAAGACAGGCAAGGCGGGCCAGGTAAAAGAAGTCAAGATGGGGCCCAAGATAGGCGAGCACGATTTTAGAGTGAAAGCCGAAAGGGCTCAGGAATTCCTAAAGAAAGGCTACAAAGTCAAGGTGACGCTCCACTTCAGGGGAAGAGAAGCCACCCATCCTGAAATAGGAAGAAACCTGCTCAGAAAGATGGCCGAGGTCGTATCGGACAGCGGCGCTCCCGAAGGCAGCTACAAGCAGGAAGGCCGAAATCTGGTGATGATGGTCTCGCCGAAATAA
- the topA gene encoding type I DNA topoisomerase, with product MLIYSKKPAAALKEGTVPANLIIVESPAKAKTLEKFLGGAYSVKASGGHVIDLPVKSLAVDVDNGFKPLYAPIKGKEKVIKDLKAAAKSSKLVLLAPDPDREGEAIAWHIAGAIDPKIKVKRIEFHEITKEAVLEAVRNPRHIDMNRVNAQQARRILDRLVGYKISPILWKKVRKGLSAGRVQSVAVRLIVEKEKEIQRFTAQEYWSITAFLKKPGSLEPFSASVHSKDGAQIKIETKEAADRVLKDLEGAVFEVSEVRKKEQKRHPYAPFITSTLQQEAFRKFGYPAKRTMSIAQRLYEGMDLKDKGHVGLITYMRTDSVRIADSALSEVRKFIAQKYSEKYLPPGPRVYKTKKSAQDAHEAIRPTSVLRDPGSLKNILSPEQFKIYGLIWKRFVASQMESAAMDQTSADIKAGDYLFRATGSVIKFDGFLAVYEESRDEEGEEKTGLLPELNKGEKLTLDRIEPKQHFTQPPARYTEATLVKVLEEKGIGRPSTYAPIIGTIIDRGYVVREGRALKPTELGIITNGLLVKHFPTVLDIKFTAHMEDELDEIAEGKIDWVAVMEEFYSPFKETLEKAAKEMPKVKMEEKTDEVCEKCGSPMVVRQSRYGSFLACSAFPKCKNTKDLDSKGAIVPESKEVCAKCGKPMKVKRSRFGSFLACTGYPKCKNIVSILNKTGVKCPEKDCGGDIVEKRTRKGRTFFACSNYPKCKFAIWNKPIAENCPDCGAFLVEKRTKSSVTKECSKKCGYKTQE from the coding sequence TTGCTGATATATTCAAAAAAGCCCGCAGCAGCGCTCAAGGAGGGAACCGTGCCCGCAAACCTGATAATAGTGGAATCGCCCGCCAAGGCAAAGACGCTTGAAAAATTTCTTGGAGGCGCCTACAGCGTCAAGGCCAGCGGCGGTCATGTGATAGACCTGCCGGTCAAGTCCCTGGCTGTTGATGTTGACAACGGCTTTAAACCGCTTTACGCCCCCATTAAGGGAAAAGAGAAGGTCATAAAGGACCTTAAGGCAGCCGCAAAGTCCTCAAAACTGGTCCTGCTGGCGCCCGATCCGGACAGGGAGGGAGAGGCAATAGCCTGGCACATAGCAGGGGCCATAGACCCCAAGATCAAGGTTAAAAGAATAGAATTTCACGAGATAACCAAAGAGGCCGTGCTTGAAGCGGTGCGCAACCCGCGCCATATAGACATGAACAGGGTCAACGCCCAGCAGGCCCGCAGGATACTTGACCGGCTTGTGGGATACAAGATAAGCCCCATACTATGGAAAAAAGTAAGAAAAGGGTTGTCGGCCGGAAGGGTCCAGTCCGTTGCGGTAAGGCTGATAGTTGAAAAAGAGAAAGAGATCCAGAGATTTACGGCACAGGAATACTGGAGCATCACCGCCTTCCTCAAAAAGCCCGGCTCTCTTGAGCCTTTCTCGGCATCCGTACATTCAAAGGACGGCGCGCAGATAAAAATAGAGACGAAGGAAGCCGCCGACAGGGTCCTGAAAGATCTGGAAGGAGCCGTGTTTGAGGTATCAGAGGTCAGGAAAAAAGAGCAGAAAAGACATCCTTATGCCCCTTTCATTACAAGCACTCTCCAACAGGAAGCCTTTAGAAAGTTCGGCTATCCTGCAAAAAGGACTATGAGCATAGCGCAAAGGCTTTACGAAGGCATGGACCTCAAGGACAAGGGACATGTGGGGCTGATCACTTATATGAGGACCGATTCTGTAAGAATAGCCGACAGCGCCCTTTCTGAAGTAAGAAAGTTCATAGCGCAAAAGTATTCGGAAAAATATCTTCCTCCCGGCCCCAGGGTATACAAAACTAAGAAAAGCGCCCAGGACGCGCACGAAGCCATCCGGCCAACCTCGGTATTGAGGGATCCCGGGTCGCTTAAGAACATACTTAGCCCGGAACAGTTCAAGATCTACGGCCTTATATGGAAGCGTTTTGTCGCTTCGCAGATGGAATCGGCAGCAATGGACCAAACAAGCGCAGACATAAAAGCGGGGGACTATCTCTTCAGGGCTACGGGAAGCGTGATAAAATTTGACGGCTTTCTGGCGGTGTATGAAGAAAGCAGGGACGAAGAAGGGGAAGAAAAGACCGGCCTGCTGCCCGAGCTTAACAAAGGCGAAAAACTGACCCTGGACAGGATAGAGCCCAAACAGCATTTTACGCAGCCCCCCGCGCGCTACACCGAGGCAACGCTGGTAAAAGTTCTGGAAGAAAAAGGCATAGGGCGTCCCAGTACTTATGCCCCGATAATCGGGACCATAATAGACAGGGGTTATGTGGTGCGCGAAGGAAGGGCGCTAAAGCCCACGGAGCTCGGCATCATAACCAACGGTCTGCTCGTTAAACATTTCCCCACGGTGCTGGACATAAAATTCACAGCCCACATGGAGGACGAACTTGACGAGATAGCTGAGGGAAAGATTGACTGGGTGGCCGTGATGGAAGAATTCTATTCTCCATTCAAGGAGACGCTGGAAAAAGCCGCAAAAGAAATGCCGAAAGTGAAAATGGAGGAAAAAACGGACGAGGTCTGCGAAAAATGCGGCAGCCCCATGGTCGTTCGCCAGAGCAGGTACGGCTCCTTTCTTGCCTGCAGCGCTTTTCCAAAATGCAAGAACACCAAGGACCTTGATTCAAAAGGAGCGATAGTTCCGGAATCTAAAGAGGTCTGCGCCAAGTGCGGCAAGCCGATGAAGGTCAAAAGGAGCAGATTCGGGAGCTTTTTGGCCTGCACCGGATATCCTAAATGCAAGAACATAGTAAGCATCCTAAACAAGACCGGAGTAAAATGCCCCGAAAAGGACTGCGGCGGGGATATTGTAGAAAAAAGAACAAGAAAAGGCAGGACCTTTTTTGCTTGTTCAAACTACCCCAAATGCAAATTTGCCATCTGGAACAAGCCGATCGCGGAGAACTGCCCCGATTGCGGCGCCTTTCTTGTCGAAAAGCGCACAAAGAGCTCCGTTACCAAAGAGTGCTCCAAAAAGTGCGGTTATAAGACACAGGAATAA
- a CDS encoding bifunctional nuclease family protein: protein MIEMEVGGLGFDPKNLSPLVLLKDKEELNFLPIWIGIFEATSIAMELQQVKAPRPMTHDLLLDVCARLGAKINKISINEVKDGTFFAVIDLEAKDGKKILIDSRPSDAIALAVRSKAPIFVAEVVMMQAKLVNAEKDAEETKKLKDFIDNMKPEDFTQYYKKD from the coding sequence ATGATCGAGATGGAAGTCGGCGGCCTCGGCTTTGACCCCAAGAACCTGTCCCCTCTGGTCCTTCTAAAGGACAAAGAAGAACTAAATTTTTTGCCTATCTGGATAGGGATATTTGAAGCCACCTCCATAGCCATGGAACTGCAGCAGGTTAAGGCCCCAAGGCCGATGACGCATGATCTTTTGCTTGATGTCTGCGCCCGGCTGGGGGCCAAGATCAATAAGATATCCATAAACGAGGTAAAGGACGGGACCTTTTTTGCCGTTATCGACCTGGAAGCAAAGGACGGCAAAAAGATCCTGATAGATTCCAGACCCTCGGATGCCATAGCCCTTGCCGTGCGGTCAAAGGCCCCGATCTTTGTGGCCGAGGTCGTGATGATGCAGGCAAAACTGGTCAATGCGGAAAAGGATGCCGAAGAAACAAAAAAATTGAAGGATTTTATCGACAACATGAAACCCGAGGATTTTACGCAGTATTATAAGAAGGATTGA
- a CDS encoding type II secretion system protein — MTKGFTLIELILIVCVISTVLGFSIEQIRPLKESLAIRTFAHQLLGDLNNIKQRACQRGAVYELNCEKYLYTISYFDSKTDCFVKERSEPLNNSIFFEKPVNFRFSSSGFPCPGHIGTAQIKSLTGKAAKVILSSVGRIRIE; from the coding sequence ATGACAAAAGGCTTCACATTGATAGAGCTCATCCTGATTGTCTGCGTGATCTCTACGGTACTGGGCTTCTCTATAGAACAGATACGGCCGTTAAAAGAGAGCCTTGCTATCAGAACTTTTGCGCATCAACTATTGGGGGATCTTAACAATATTAAGCAAAGGGCCTGCCAGCGTGGGGCCGTTTATGAACTTAATTGCGAGAAATATTTATATACCATCAGCTATTTTGACAGCAAAACAGACTGCTTTGTAAAAGAACGCTCAGAACCGTTAAACAACAGCATTTTTTTTGAAAAACCCGTCAATTTCCGGTTCTCAAGCAGCGGTTTCCCCTGCCCCGGGCATATCGGGACCGCTCAAATAAAAAGCCTTACGGGAAAAGCAGCAAAAGTTATACTATCTTCCGTCGGAAGGATAAGGATAGAATGA